The Oncorhynchus keta strain PuntledgeMale-10-30-2019 unplaced genomic scaffold, Oket_V2 Un_contig_2379_pilon_pilon, whole genome shotgun sequence genomic sequence aatcacttagatcatgtatttccAGGTAGAGAATCCTCGCAACGCAACTGCTTTTTATCTCTCTCATGCATTCTCTCGTCTCTCCGTCTCAGTCAATGAGGTTTCCGTATCTGCTCCACACAGAGTGGACAAGCAAGTGGGCGTGCAATGGATTATGGGAATTAATTGCCATATTTTCTGTGCCAAACTATGTCGAATATTgacctgttggaaactacaactccctactacattgcaTAGTTCGtgcttgatctgatttatctctacagAAACTGAGCATCGAGctcacagaagaagaaaaaaaataactatatggaattcaaataattgagcCGACGTCGAAGTTGTTTAAAAAcgaaaaataacaaaaatgttGGTTAAATGCTCAGCTTTAGATTCTAATGACATCATCAGTGTgcaccatggtgcttgcctagctgtgaggggaacggcacctcagtacctccaggctctgatcaggccctacacccaaacaagggcactgcgttcttccacctctggcctgctcgcctccctaccactgaggaagtacagttcccgctcagcccagtcaaaactgtttgctgctcttacccccaatggtggaactaatccctcacgacgccaggacagcggagtcaatcaccaccttccggagacacctgaaaccccactctttcaggaatacctaggataggttgtatccttctcaccccccttttaagatttagatgcactattgtaaagtgactgttccactggatgtcataaggtgaatgcaccaatttgtaagtcgctctggataagagcgtctgctaaatgacttaaatgtaaatcatgtgattttaaccaattatgattaggcattgcctactaattggttgatgatgtcatagaaaacacttatcttcctctttcttttttactacaaaacatagaaatgcccGTTTTTCACATATgctgatgttggggtggtgctggagatgatgaatatgaagttgaaacATTTAGAAATTTCCCTTTAACATTTCTTCAAACTGCCTTGTATTTATGATTGTCCTTGAAGTTATTAGAAGTTACAGTATTTGAAGTTTATAGCAATTTGGATTTTTGTAGAGGATAGATATTGCCAGGATAGATGGATATCTACAGGCCAGTTTTAATACAAATGACttatacaaaatacattttattgggcTTTAGAAATTAAGCAGTTAGGCTGACATCACACTAAGGTTTTTTCTTAGAGAAACAGCAGCGTTTTCCTCATTGTTTTTAATGGTGCAGGtggatttgacacactgaatgtGCATCACAGCCTAACATATTATTTGTTTGACTGATGATTTCTGTTGTTGTTTTCCCAaggactctaacctctctgtctgatGTGCAGAAGAAAACAACCAACTCTGAGACGCTACAAGTCCTCTTAGGTGTCTCAGAGGACACCCTCGTCACCTGTGTGCAGGACAGCCTGCAAGGTTCTCTCTCCAAACTTGCATGCATGTCCAATTCTCCATCTGGAAGTGCAGGCTCTATGATGCTAACCCCTGCTGTAATGGCAGAGTTGGCTAAAGATGTCAAGTCGGCCTTATCAGTGGTCGTTAAGAGTGCCTCCGCTAGCCAAACCTCTCTAGTGACACCGGTAAGGGAGACTCACAGACCAAGGTGACTGAGAGCATTGTGAGAGAGCTGGCTGCTAAACTTGAAAAAGTTGACCAAGAGAGCAAGAGTCTAACAGGGCAAGTCATGACCACCATCTCTGACACAATGGTGGCTTTTGTTGACGAGAACGAACAGAATTTGCTGGAAGATCTGAAGGACAAGATCACATTTTTGGCATCACATGTTGGCTTCATTGAGGATCTTGATGCCCTGATAAGGAAATACGAGAGCAGCTACAATATTAGTGAATCTGGTTCCTCCTGCACGCTCACATCTAAGAGCATCCAAAAACTCTCCAGCCGGGAGTTTCAAACATCAGCAATACAAGCAGTGAGTGGAGTTCTTGACAAAAAAGTCAGTAGTTTGAGCTTTCCTAGTTCAGTCGTTCAGTCTGAGTTAACAGGTGCTGTATCAGGTCAAACATTGTCTGGCATTGTAAAGACAGAGTCAATTCACCCAGTGGGCTCAGCAGCGTCAGTAGTTGTTAAGACTTTCGTGTCAGATATGAAGTCATTGGCTGAATCTGAAGAGAGTCCCCAACAGAAGAGTGCCTGGTCTGCTGCTGTTCACATTTACCACAGCATCCAAAACAACTTGAAAGATTATTTCGGCAAGCTTCAGCGATGTGCCTTAAAGAGCATTGTCACATCTGATGACAACATCACAAATGCTGAGTTTAAGGAGACAGTTCCACTTCCTTGCTTAGACATGAAATATAGGCCCAGTAAGAGTGAGCCTCAGTTGCCAGAGTCCACTGGTGCAGTTACTTTACAAAGAGGCCTAAGTGAGAGCTCAAAACTTCTTTGGGCAAAAACTGAGTCAGAAGAAAGCAAGCTTCTTCTGACAACTTGCACCAAAGAAGTCATCTCAGAGCTTCTGGTCTTGTACAACACTGAGATGTCAAAGGAGGACCCCCTGTACACTGTTGGAGAAAAAGGATTAGGCTTCTCTTTTGAGAGAGAGAAATTTGTAGAGGGTGTTCTGGCTCAGCTTGGGGATATCTCCCATTCCAGGTCCTCATCGCCAACAGTATGTGACTTCCCCTCTCAAATTGAGGACAGCAGAAGTAAGGCCACAGCTTCTTTGACCAGTCTGTTAGATTGTATTAGAAAACTCTCAAGTGAGGAATTTAAGAGAAATGCCACTCAAGCAGTGAGTGAGTTCCTAGTTAAAAAGTCCACTAGTAGCTTAACTAGTGCACAGTCTGCTTATTCTGTAGCATCCAGGTCTTGTTCCATTCAAAACCAGTACACATGGTCAAAGGATATTTGTGCGGATTCTGCTGCCTTTGGCATCATTGAAACATTTGTGGAAGACCTGCAGAGCTCGGCGCAATCTGCAGAAGTAGAGGAAAGAGAACCTGACCTCCAGGAAAATGCACAAAAGCTACAGAGCAGGATCTGGTCTGCTACCACTAGTTTATATAACAATATTAAGAAGACATTAAAGGACTTCATCATTCACCAGCGGAGGTCAGACATGCTGAGCAGAATGTCTAGTCATACacccacagaggactctggacaTCTTGGGACTAAGGAGCACATTTGTTTGGCAAGCCAAGACTTGAGGCAACCTAGTAAGAGTGTGCCACACTTGCCCAGTTTGAACCTTGAAGTGGCTCTACACAGGGGTGTCAGCGAGAGTTCAAAACTTCTCTGGACTGAAACAGACGAGGGTCTACTGAACAATAGTACCAAAGAGGTAATTTCAACAATCTTGACCTCATGCGAGGATCAGGCATCAAATGCACCTTGCTTCTCCACAGTCGGAAAGAAAATATCTGATATGTCCCTTGAGGTCAACATGTTGGTAGGTGGTGTTCTGTCTCAGCTGAAGGACATCTCCTTGTCAAGGTCCCCAACACCATGTGAAGACATGTTTGAACGTCTCCAGGGTTCTACTGAGCGAACCTCTCCAGTAAGTCTAGATTGCAGCACAGCTGCCTCCAAAGGCATTGCATCTTCCCACAGTCTTTCAACAAAGAGCTTCCAAAAACTCTCTAGTCATGAGTTCCAAACCAAAGCTGAGAAAGGAGTGAGTGAGGTCATCTCTAGATCATATAACATTGTGGAGGAAGGCACAACAGATAAGTACCTCCAGTCTGTATCTACATCCACCATATCTACTGATATTATACAAACCATGGTGAAAGACCAGCAGGAGCTCCCCCAGACCACCCAATCATCTGACATGGTATCTGGAACCTCCCTGCTCACCACTGGACAGGTTTCTGAGAAAAGGATCCTGTCTGTTGCTCGTAACATCTACTACAGACTGCAAAGTAAGATTACGGAGTTTCTCAGAAAAGATCTTCAAAGAtcagacacaacacacaacacaatccAAATCTTTACATATCAAAGCAGTCCTGCATCACAAAGAGCAAGTCTCGGCCATCTTGAGGTCAACCAGAGCAGTGTTACACCTGGTGGAAACGATGCCTGTGTGGACATTCCGCACAAATTACTATCTAAAACCACTGAGCTCTCAGGATCCATGTTGGAGGATATTGACACGATCCGTTGTAGGAGTGCTGACAGCCAAAATACAAGAAATACCTCTTCTTCACGCTCCTCCATCTCTGTAACACCTACTTCAAAATTAAGGCAGTCGAAATGGCACTTTGCCTTACCCGGGACTCCCATCCCCACTGAGTTTCCTGCTCAGATTGACTTTCCCATTGTTAGAAACACAATCATTGAGGACTTCTGTCACACAGAGGACTTACTTCCTGTTACCTTTGTGGACAAAGTCAGGCAAGCTGCTGGGGTGGTAGTGGACATTATGGTGGAAAGTGTTGAGAACACACAGGAAGATGGACAGGGTGCTTCTCATCTTGACGACCTCCGATCTGCTGTTAGGAAATTGAGAAAAATCATTTCCACTTGGACCATCCACATTTTCAGTCATGAATTGGTGGATAAAGTGATAGCCCTTCAGGACAGCCACAGCACTCCACAGGTCTTAACATTGGAAGCAGCCAAAAGTGCTTCAGACTCTATTCTTTCAAGGCTGAAATGGGGAAAGGAACAATGTGCCAGATCCAAGGAGCTCTCCTCTCAGCTTCTCCAGATATTTGCTGAAGAGACAGTGAAGGGCTTCCTGAGACAGTGGTCAGATGAGTATGAAAACATAAACTTTGATGTTTCAGTCCAGAACGATCCAAAGACTTCTACTTGCATGGTCATTCTTCAAATGATCACCAAAGCCACTGCTAAATGTTATTTTGAGTCCGCTACCAGTGTGGCCACCAGTGACATTGTAGAAGGCGTGTTTGATCTGGAAAGGGATACCATCAGCAGTACTGGAGAGCAGGTCCTCACCTTTAACACAAAGGTATAGTCCACATACATCTTTCATGAATAACACTGCTGTTGACCTTTTGTGAGATATATGATTATTTGTGTCATGGCATTGCACTGCTTCTTTGCAATTGATATGCTGTACTTTAAGATATCGAAAAATTTCAGTTTGTTTTAATGTGCCTTTTCCCACCAACCAGGGTTCCAAGAAAGTTAGTAGAAACCTCTGTCCTCAAGAGTCTCTGGagtaccagcctcagaacatttcCCCTACTGTGTACTTTACAGGTAAGCCCTGCTGCTGTTTAGGCTGCTGCTCAGTCAAGACTGAGACATTATCCCtttaccattccactaattcatTTGGAAAGACATTGTACTCCTCTGAGTTGTTACctatgacatactgtactgtgggctgggtggtagcctagtgggttaagaggttgggccagtaaccgatagGTTGCTGGTTCAGAATCCCTGAGTTCACGAGGCAAAATCTATcaatgtgctcttgagcaaggcacttaatcctaattgctccttgtaagtctctctggataacaGTGTCTGATAAATGAGTAAAAATGTAAATTGATGGCATGCTGGATGGTCTTTCGTTGCAGAGACGATGACAACATCTCATGGCTCCTTTTCTCCAGAGGGAATTTATGATATCGCATC encodes the following:
- the LOC127921837 gene encoding uncharacterized protein LOC127921837, producing the protein MTTISDTMVAFVDENEQNLLEDLKDKITFLASHVGFIEDLDALIRKYESSYNISESGSSCTLTSKSIQKLSSREFQTSAIQAVSGVLDKKVSSLSFPSSVVQSELTGAVSGQTLSGIVKTESIHPVGSAASVVVKTFVSDMKSLAESEESPQQKSAWSAAVHIYHSIQNNLKDYFGKLQRCALKSIVTSDDNITNAEFKETVPLPCLDMKYRPSKSEPQLPESTGAVTLQRGLSESSKLLWAKTESEESKLLLTTCTKEVISELLVLYNTEMSKEDPLYTVGEKGLGFSFEREKFVEGVLAQLGDISHSRSSSPTVCDFPSQIEDSRSKATASLTSLLDCIRKLSSEEFKRNATQAVSEFLVKKSTSSLTSAQSAYSVASRSCSIQNQYTWSKDICADSAAFGIIETFVEDLQSSAQSAEVEEREPDLQENAQKLQSRIWSATTSLYNNIKKTLKDFIIHQRRSDMLSRMSSHTPTEDSGHLGTKEHICLASQDLRQPSKSVPHLPSLNLEVALHRGVSESSKLLWTETDEGLLNNSTKEVISTILTSCEDQASNAPCFSTVGKKISDMSLEVNMLVGGVLSQLKDISLSRSPTPCEDMFERLQGSTERTSPVSLDCSTAASKGIASSHSLSTKSFQKLSSHEFQTKAEKGVSEVISRSYNIVEEGTTDKYLQSVSTSTISTDIIQTMVKDQQELPQTTQSSDMVSGTSLLTTGQVSEKRILSVARNIYYRLQSKITEFLRKDLQRSDTTHNTIQIFTYQSSPASQRASLGHLEVNQSSVTPGGNDACVDIPHKLLSKTTELSGSMLEDIDTIRCRSADSQNTRNTSSSRSSISVTPTSKLRQSKWHFALPGTPIPTEFPAQIDFPIVRNTIIEDFCHTEDLLPVTFVDKVRQAAGVVVDIMVESVENTQEDGQGASHLDDLRSAVRKLRKIISTWTIHIFSHELVDKVIALQDSHSTPQVLTLEAAKSASDSILSRLKWGKEQCARSKELSSQLLQIFAEETVKGFLRQWSDEYENINFDVSVQNDPKTSTCMVILQMITKATAKCYFESATSVATSDIVEGVFDLERDTISSTGEQVLTFNTKGSKKVSRNLCPQESLEYQPQNISPTVYFTETMTTSHGSFSPEGIYDIASSFPLEEKSRKPSLFTRLSRSITKGFLSPFKSSRKTKLFK